From Aquificaceae bacterium, a single genomic window includes:
- a CDS encoding sulfurtransferase TusA family protein — MEVLEEKEEVLDLTGLMCPLPVVMTSEKMRKLKEGQKLVVISTDPGFERDILSWCGQTGNELVSLKKEDGKVVAVLRKGSQAIEPSLWYWIKFHSLGVKLHVRHILMSLNPFIKKPDHFITFTAISEGTRAEKFLGGRAKLIPIPDEIDPRCGVVLAVHGYKEAKEIYDQLQKEGFGVEAIYKKEGKEYRRVYP, encoded by the coding sequence ATGGAGGTTTTAGAGGAAAAGGAAGAGGTTCTTGACCTTACAGGGCTCATGTGCCCTTTGCCTGTGGTGATGACCTCGGAAAAAATGAGGAAACTAAAGGAAGGTCAAAAACTCGTGGTTATATCCACAGACCCAGGCTTTGAGAGGGATATACTAAGCTGGTGTGGTCAAACGGGTAATGAGCTTGTAAGTCTCAAGAAGGAAGATGGCAAAGTGGTTGCAGTGCTGAGGAAAGGCTCTCAAGCCATAGAACCCTCTCTATGGTATTGGATCAAGTTTCACTCTCTGGGGGTCAAGCTCCATGTAAGGCATATCCTCATGAGCTTAAACCCTTTTATCAAAAAACCTGACCACTTTATAACCTTTACCGCCATATCGGAAGGCACAAGGGCGGAGAAGTTTTTAGGTGGCAGAGCCAAGCTCATACCCATACCCGATGAGATTGACCCAAGATGCGGTGTGGTGCTTGCGGTGCATGGCTACAAGGAGGCAAAGGAGATATACGACCAACTACAAAAAGAGGGCTTTGGTGTAGAGGCTATATACAAGAAGGAAGGTAAGGAATACAGGAGGGTCTATCCATAG
- the pdxJ gene encoding pyridoxine 5'-phosphate synthase, translated as MRLGVNIDHVATLRQARKTFEPSPLFAALIAQQAGAHQITLHLREDRRHIQEEDLELIKKAVHVPVNLEMAPTEEMKTIALRVKPNRITLVPERREEITTEGGLNVLAMKEYLKEYLKDLKEAGIEVSLFIEPEEPQVYASKEVGADAVELHTGRYANLFNSHKIEEAKKEIQRLKEAGLKARSLGLRVYAGHGLTYKNTSLLVEALRDVVEELNVGHSIISNALLWGMERAVKEFLQLLRD; from the coding sequence ATGAGGCTCGGTGTAAACATAGACCATGTGGCAACCCTTAGGCAGGCAAGGAAAACCTTTGAGCCAAGCCCTCTTTTTGCAGCTTTGATTGCCCAGCAAGCAGGAGCACACCAGATTACCCTTCACCTAAGAGAGGACAGAAGGCATATACAAGAAGAAGACCTGGAGCTTATAAAAAAGGCAGTGCATGTGCCAGTAAACCTTGAAATGGCACCAACGGAGGAGATGAAGACTATAGCTCTAAGGGTTAAACCCAACAGAATAACCCTTGTCCCAGAAAGGAGAGAAGAGATAACCACAGAAGGTGGTTTAAACGTGCTGGCTATGAAGGAATATCTGAAGGAATACCTAAAAGACCTCAAGGAAGCTGGAATAGAGGTTTCCCTTTTCATAGAACCAGAAGAGCCCCAAGTATATGCAAGTAAGGAAGTGGGGGCTGATGCTGTGGAACTTCACACCGGAAGGTATGCGAACCTTTTCAACTCACACAAAATTGAGGAAGCAAAGAAAGAAATACAAAGACTAAAAGAAGCTGGTCTAAAGGCAAGGTCTCTGGGTCTAAGGGTTTACGCAGGACATGGTCTTACATACAAAAACACTTCTTTACTTGTAGAAGCTTTGAGGGATGTGGTAGAAGAGCTAAACGTGGGTCATTCTATAATCTCCAACGCACTTCTATGGGGTATGGAAAGGGCTGTCAAGGAGTTCTTGCAACTACTTAGGGATTAG
- a CDS encoding archease — protein sequence MSFYETIDRITADAGIRVWAKSLEELLCKSILATFNEITPIESIPPTEEKVIEVNSELPFLLADLINEAIVLHEAELFVASKCEPLEVREDYARLKLIGDRFDPQKNEPKLVIKAATYHDLKVEKQGDLWIAEVIFDI from the coding sequence ATGAGCTTTTACGAGACCATAGACCGTATAACTGCGGATGCGGGCATAAGAGTATGGGCTAAAAGCCTTGAGGAGCTTCTATGCAAAAGCATACTGGCAACCTTTAACGAAATAACGCCTATAGAGTCCATACCACCAACAGAAGAAAAGGTCATAGAGGTAAATTCAGAGCTTCCCTTCTTGCTTGCAGACCTAATAAACGAAGCTATCGTCCTGCATGAAGCGGAGCTGTTTGTAGCTTCAAAATGCGAACCATTGGAGGTCAGGGAAGACTATGCAAGGTTAAAACTCATTGGAGATAGGTTTGACCCACAGAAAAACGAGCCAAAGCTGGTAATAAAGGCGGCTACTTACCACGACCTTAAGGTAGAAAAGCAAGGAGACCTCTGGATAGCGGAGGTTATATTTGATATATGA
- the dapB gene encoding 4-hydroxy-tetrahydrodipicolinate reductase produces the protein MTKAVVCGALGRMGKSILRLSLEYSDFQVVAGVEHPDCIRSYDLGEASGIEELKGLPLTSRLEEVLGLCDVVIEFSGNTTVAVSHGKLSALAGKGVVIGTTGFKEHELEELKSYSKQAPILVSPNMSLGVNLLFRLVEIASNVLKGRGFDAEVLEIHHRYKKDAPSGTALKLEEILLRTMNLQKRVHCRDGIAPRELEEVGVMSLRGGDVVGEHTVYFFGFGERLELTHRASSRDIFAKGAIEAARWIKGKKPGWYSMFDVLGL, from the coding sequence ATGACAAAGGCGGTAGTCTGCGGTGCTCTTGGTAGGATGGGTAAAAGCATCCTAAGGCTCTCCCTTGAGTATTCCGACTTTCAGGTAGTTGCAGGAGTGGAGCATCCAGACTGTATAAGGTCTTATGACCTTGGTGAAGCCTCTGGTATAGAAGAGCTAAAGGGTCTTCCTCTCACTTCAAGGCTTGAAGAGGTGCTCGGTCTTTGTGATGTGGTTATAGAATTTTCAGGCAACACCACTGTAGCGGTTTCTCATGGAAAACTTTCCGCCCTTGCAGGAAAGGGTGTGGTAATTGGAACTACTGGCTTTAAGGAGCATGAGCTTGAGGAGCTAAAATCTTACTCAAAGCAAGCTCCCATACTTGTCTCGCCTAACATGAGTTTGGGCGTGAACCTACTTTTTAGGCTTGTGGAAATAGCAAGCAATGTCCTAAAGGGCAGAGGCTTTGATGCGGAGGTGCTTGAAATCCATCACAGATACAAAAAGGATGCACCAAGCGGAACCGCACTAAAACTTGAGGAGATACTCCTAAGGACTATGAACCTACAAAAGAGGGTCCATTGCAGAGACGGAATTGCACCAAGGGAGTTAGAAGAGGTGGGGGTTATGTCCCTTAGGGGTGGAGATGTGGTGGGTGAGCATACCGTCTACTTTTTTGGTTTTGGAGAAAGGCTTGAACTTACCCACAGGGCAAGCTCAAGGGATATATTTGCCAAGGGTGCAATAGAGGCGGCGAGATGGATAAAGGGCAAAAAGCCTGGTTGGTATTCCATGTTTGATGTTTTGGGGCTATGA